In a genomic window of Chrysemys picta bellii isolate R12L10 chromosome 1, ASM1138683v2, whole genome shotgun sequence:
- the LOC101931329 gene encoding uncharacterized protein LOC101931329 isoform X2 yields the protein MKHIVQVSRQVGGDGFVDILEEEIEELIESHRETLTNEELEELIKSSTEGEDDDDEQEEPASWNLHKFAEVFQAVKHLNDLISESNPSMERSLKITRSITDDLRPYQEMFEPFKRQQRLLPITMFVKRKQPAADELTQSTSRAEPEPTTSSTTCSPSPPSPGSISSPDNPPIVLLGKRKTNHRSVYSAHLHRLIVHHTGAVLIIISIIIVVASPLS from the coding sequence ATGAAACACATTGTTCAGGTgtccaggcaagtgggtggtgatggcttcgtcgacatccttgaggaagaaattgaagaattaattgagagccatagagaaacattgactaacgaagagttagaggaactgataaaatcgtcTACAGAAGGTGAAGATGATGACgacgaacaggaagagccagcaagttggaatcttcataaatttgctgaagtgttccaagcagtgaaacacttgaatgatttaatttctgaatccaatccctctatggaacgaagcctcaaaatcacacgTAGTATTACGGACGATTTGAGACCatatcaagaaatgtttgagcCATTCAAGAGACAACAGCGACTGTTGCCGATCACCATGTTTGTCAAGAGAAAACAACCAGCAGCAGATGAGCTTACGCAATCAACTTctcgagctgaaccagagccaaccacttcaTCTACGACTTGCTCTCCATCACCTCCGTCTCCTGGATCGATATCAAGCCCTGACAACCCCCCAATAGTGTTGTTGGGGAAGAGGAAGACTAATCATCGAAGTGTGTACAGCGCCCATCTTCATCGTCTCATCGTTCATCATACGGGCGCTGTACTAATCATCATTTCCATCATCATCGTCGTCGCATCACCATTGTCATAG
- the LOC101931329 gene encoding uncharacterized protein LOC101931329 isoform X1, with protein sequence MHKGTFLELCELLSPALKHKDTQMRAALTVQKRVAIAFWKLATPDSYWSVANQFGVGKSTVRVAVMQVANAIVELLLSKVVTLGNVQVIIDGFAVMGFPNCGGAIDGTHIPILGPDHQASQYINRKGYFSMVLQALVDHRGRFTNINVGWPGKVHDACVFRNSGLFRRLQEGIYFPDHKITVGDVEMPIVILRDPAYPLMPWLMKPYIGALDSEKELFNYPLSKCRMVVEYAFGRLKGRWRSLLTRSDLSETNIPIVIAACCVLHNLCESKGETFMAGWEVEANRLAADYAQPDSRAIRRAQRDALCIREALKARFQSEQGNLRLLSLFKQKLNLPPFLYPVNVDYPLQLPTPFPPFQHTFKNKINETECSAA encoded by the coding sequence atgcataagggaactttcctggaactttgtgagttgctgtcccctgccctgaagcacaaggacacccagatgcgagcagccctgactgtccagaagcgagtggccatagccttctggaagcttgcaacgccagacagctactggtcagtcgcgaaccaatttggagtgggcaaatctactgtgagggttgctgtgatgcaagtagccaacgcaatcgttgagctactgctctcaaaggtagtgaccctgggaaacgtgcaggtgatcatagatggcttcgctgtgatgggattcccaaactgcggtggggctatagatggaactcacatccctatcctgggaccggaccaccaggccagccagtacattaaccgaaagggctacttttcaatggtgctgcaagcactggtggaccataggggacgttttaccaacatcaacgtcggctggccgggcaaggttcatgatgcttgcgttttcaggaactctggtctgtttagacggctgcaggaaggtatttacttcccggaccacaaaataactgttggggatgtggagatgcctatagtgatcctcagggacccagcctacccgctaatgccctggctcatgaagccctatataggcgccctggacagtgaaaaagaactcttcaactacccgctgagcaagtgcagaatggtggtggagtatgcttttggacgtctgaaggggagatggagaagcttactgactcgctctgatctcagcgaaaccaatatccccattgttattgcagcttgctgtgtgctccacaatctctgtgagagtaagggggagacgtttatggcggggtgggaggttgaggcaaatcgcctggctgctgattatgcccagccagacagccgggcgattagaagagcccagcgggacgcgctgtgcatccgggaagctttgaaagctaggttccagagtgagcagggtaacttgagactattaagtttgtttaaacagaaactgaacctgcccccgtttctttacccagttaatgttgactatcctctccagttaccaacccccttcccccccttccaacacacctttaaaaataaaataaatgaaacggaatgcagtgccgcgtga